Part of the Pangasianodon hypophthalmus isolate fPanHyp1 chromosome 9, fPanHyp1.pri, whole genome shotgun sequence genome is shown below.
GACAGATGGGAAGTTTtctgcatgcctgtgtgtgcagatgttcATGTTCTGCAGTGCCTCGCCCATATCTAACAGCATAAAGATCAATGCTATTTCTGTCCTCCAGGGTTTACTGAGCATCTCCAGGAATGCATAATTACATCTAAACTTTATAAATCATCTCATATTTCCTCTGAATGGGTgacaaagggagagagagatgaaaagaacATAGTTTGTGAATATGCAGTGTGTATTAGATGTAATCTAGTGTAAAGAGCCATGCTgagtgtgcgtatgtgtgtgtatgtataagaTTTGTGAGACTCATACATGAGAAAGTCTCACATACATGGTGTCATATTACACCTACAGAGTGTTTACAGATCAATACCTGCTCTCTGTTAAGTGGTACAGTCTCTTCTTTCTGCAATGCGGAAGTGGGGCAGTCCCATCAGCAAAATTATATTGACTGAGGTGAGAAACCCATacctcagtgttttttttgttgcatttttttttcctgcttttaaAGAACCATCCTgctgcagtgagagagagttgtgtatctgtgtattcTTCACCTATATCTGAACAGGGCTCTAGGATTAGCCTTATATTACGTTTCTAGAGGCTGTCTCTTGTTCTGCatgataaattaataatttgatGCTGGCCAGATGCTGCCATTTTGCTTACATGAAAGTAATAGCTCATGTATAATACATGGTCtttcaaataattattaattattaaataattattatttattaaattagataAATTAATGATGTGTTGTACTGTTTGTTCTTAGCAGAAGGACCACCTTTGATGACAGATATGACATATAAATTGAAACTAAACTTAATAGTCACTGTAGTAGTCATAATCCTATAAGGCATAATGTCGGCatgttcagttcagtgtgtcCCCAGAGTTCTCTTTGATATTACAGCCCGCACTGCGGGTTGTGGCTATTCACTGATGCAGAACAAAAGCAAACCAGCCACCCTCCAGTGCTACTGGAGTTTATATAGATTAGGTGTTCTAAATGTGATACTCTTTTTGTGtatcttagttttttttttcttttgtaatcaCACTTGTGAAGATGTTCATATGCAGACCATATCTctctaaaattatatatatatatatatatatatatatatatatatatatatatatatatatatagagagagagagagagagagagagagagagagagagagagagcaaccaTGTGAGATATATAACAGCAACATGCAATGCGAACAGAGATGTGATTAATGTTATCTTCATCAAAGTTGAAGTGTCTCACACTGGAAAGGAATAATCCTTCTTTCTGATTGTATGAAGGTGCTCAACAAAATGATTAGGCAGTCTCCTCTTGGTTTCTCCAATGTACAGTTGATTACATCTCTTTCAGGACAGTGAATAAATGCCTGAGTTTTGAGTGATAAAAACTGATCTTTTCGAGCCTGTGATTTTAGTGGCTGTGATCTTACTGGCTTAGTTGAATGCAGAAATATCATTTCCTCTAAGGCTGATCATATAATTCACTCTTAATTCACTCTTAAGCTAGTCTTTAATTCAGATAGGCAGACAGATAGGcagacaattattattattattattattattattattattattattattattattattattattaagtagtagtagtaatagtagtagtaatgttaGTGTTTTGTCACAGCAGTTTAATTAAGTatgggggaaaaatggaaaTCTCAATAATAACCATATAACAGTCTATAACTATCAAGGTAatattattatggttattattacggtttccattttttctttctttcttttttttaccttgtttATTACATGGTTATGAATTACTAAGGCAATGTTTAATTCTTACTTTTGCGACTTCAAAGTGTCAAAGTGTCGAGTGTCAAGAAGGGAGTAAATAGAAGACACATTTGTCATAAGGCTTTAGAAACACTGTGTGTCGCTCTTGTTCCACAAGCTCTTAATTTGTACTCAGTGGGTATTTGCCCCTCCTCTTTGTATGCCCAACCCCTTAGTTTTCTCTTCTcgttgtctgttttttttttttctttcaaccaTCTCTCTGTATCTAACGGCTCAGCAGAGCTACAGTACGATGGATTTACTTTGCTTTTTCTCTGTTAGTGGATGTTTCTTCTGAGCATGATATCTCAGATGGCTttgttgccttaagaagctAGATGGATTATTTTGGATGGTGTAAATGTATGGATATTAAGGCTTGGCAATTACAAGGAAGACAAGCTGCgctgttttcttttgtctttggaCATTGCTCAAAACCTGTTTCCTGCTCACGTGGAAATTGTCTTACCCTTATGCATTTGGATGCCGATTTTCCAGGATTATTCCTTATTATAGACCAGCAACCATGACTGCGCAGAGGATTATAGTAGTGggacttttatccatttttgcGAGCTATGTCTTGGATATGGTATCGGGGCAGATCGCGTATAGTGTACTGGAGGAGGTGAAAGTGGGCACTACAGTGGGAAATATAACCAAAGATATTAACCTCTCGTTAAAAGAGCTGAATTCTCGTGGATTCCGCCTCGTTTCCGGTTCTAAAAAGCAATACTTCAGAGTGGATGCAGAAACGGGCGTTCTGCAGGTAAACGAGAGGATTGACAGAGAGGAGCTTTGTGAGTCTGCCGTCTCTTGCTCAGTTAATTTAGAAGCCTTGGCCAATAGTCCCCTACAGCTTTACCGGGTAAGAATAAATATTGTCGATGTTAACGATAATTCTCCGGTGTTTCCTGTTAGTTCAACCTATCTAAATATCACTGAAATTACTGGGACTGGTGCGCGCTTCCCTGTGCAGAGCGCGCATGACGCAGACATCAGTGTCAACTCTGTGAAAACATATAAGATCGATTCTAACGAATATTTTACATTAGATTTGCAGACACAGAGTGACAAAACTGTCTCCGCTGAGCTAGTGCTTATTAAATCACTGGACAGAGAAAAAACTCCTAATGTTGACCTTTTAATTTCTGCCGTGGATGGCGGATCGCCTGCTATGACAGGgactttaaatattaaagtgaaTGTTTTGGATGCTAATGACAATGCACCTGTATTTACTAAATCTTTATACAAAGTCTCTATAGCCGAAGACACTCCTGCTGGGACCACAGTTATCAGGGTACAGGCCAAAGATCCGGATGAAGGCTTAAATGGTCAAATAATGTATTCCTTCATGAGTCACACAGCTCAGTATATTCTGAATAGGTTTGAGATAGACAGTGAAACCGGAAATTTAAAACTAAAAGGGGACATAGATTATGAAGAGCATAATGCATTTGAGATTCGCGTTCAGGCCACAGATAAGGGTACTGTGGCTATGTCAGGACACACCAAGCTGTTAGTAGAGGTTTTAGATGTAAATGATAACCCACCGAGCGTGACTGTGACGTCACTTCTCAACCCAATCGAGGAGAACGCGGCAAAGGGCACAGTTGTTGCTTTAATTACAATATCAGATATGGACTCCGGTAAAAACGGCGCAGTTAAATGTCGACTTGAAGGTCCCAGTCCATTTAAATTGCATTCAACTTTCCAGAACTACTACTCACTGATCTTAGACGACGGACTTGATCGGGAGAAGAATGCAGAGTATAATATCACAGTTAGAGCAGTGGATGAAGGATCCCCGCCTCTCGATAGTACAAAAGTTATAAACGTCAGAGTAGCAGATGTTAATGACAACGCGCCACGATTTTCAGATAAGACAGTATATGCTTACTTGAAGGAAAACAGTAAAACTGGTTCAGTTATATGCGTGTTAACAGCGATAGATCTAGATATCAATGACAATGCACTAATAACATACTCTCTATCGCAAACCACAATCAAAGGCACACCAGTCTCCTCGTTGTTTTCAGTTAATAGCTTAACAGGTGAGATACAAAGCGTGCAATCTTTTGACTatgaggaaacaaaaaaatttcaatttaaagttCAGGCCACAGACTCTGGTGTTCCTCCACTGAGCAGTAACGTGACTGTGAATGTTTTTATCCTGGATGAGAATGACAACAGTCCCGGGATTCTCGCTCCCTATTCTGATCATGGATCTGTTCACACTGAGAACATTCCCTATTCTGCTGAAGCGGGATATTTTGTGGCCAAGATCAGAGCTGTAGACTCAGATTCTGGATATAATGCCCTGCTTTCTTATCACATCTCTGAACCTAAAGGAAACAACCTCTTCCGGATCGGAACCAGCAGCGGAGAGATCAGGACTAAGAGGAGAATGAGTGACAATGACCTGAAAACTCACCCGCTGGTCATTTTGGTTTCTGATAACGGAGAGCCCTCACTGTCAGTCACTGTGTCTATTGATGTTGTGGTTGTTGAGAGCACAGGTGACATAAAGACTCTGTTCAAACATGCACCGATAAAGGAGGACAGTTTCTCagatttaaacatgtatttgcTGATCGCCATTGTGTCAgtttcagtgatatttttactgAGTCTGATCAGTTTAATAGCTGTAAAATGCTGCAGGACAGACAGCAGTTTCAGCAGATACAGCGCCCCAGTGATCACCACACATCCTGATGGAAGCTGGTCTTACTCCAAAGCTACACAGCAGTatgatgtgtgttttagttCTGATACACTGAAGAGTGACGTAATGGTTTTCCCTGCACCATTTCCGCCTGCAGATGCTGAATTAATCAGTGTAAATGGAGAAgacacttttaataaaacacaaacactcccTAATACAGTGAAGGTAAGAATTGTGCTTTATATTGCTGGAGTGATTTAGACTTTTGGTCGTTTTTCACAAAGTTGTAAATGATGACGGATTTTTGTCTTTTAGTgcagtttataattttatatatatatatatatatatatatatatatatatatattttttttttttttatttatttatttatttatttattttttttgcaaataaataaatatatttatttatttttttttttgcaatcttTATGGCCTGTCTGAAGTTTTAGttgacttttttcttcttcaaataACGGACGTATTTTGGTATAGTGGCACTAACTGGATGCTGACCGTGGTGCTGAAACGCCAGCCCAGActtaatgaaagaaataaagaaagaaataaagaaacaaagaaagaaacaaagaaagaaggaaagaaaagttcACCTACAATCCTAGATGCTGCAGATaagttagttatttttttagttagctagttatgtatttttttctacaatACTTGGTTGGAAACTGGGGTAGAACTCTAAGAACGCCTAGCAAATCATAGACAAAGTAGGCTATTTGTTTCAAAAATTACATTCAAGTGCcatgtatgtttatgtgtgcctaaacaaaagtaaagcaaaaaaaggttttcaaaaaaatagtttcgttattattatgtatgctatgctttattattgtttatcatGTTGAATATATTGCCCGTTATAACtatgttgattatttattattctcagCTCTCATAAATCATATATTATTCTGAATGTTAATTCGTACTGAAGGAAGCTGGACATAGCCTTTTTAACGACTGCGTGCACTTGATGTCGCTGTTGACCACTGAATCaagatttctattttattctctttctgcCCCTCCCGACTAAGATGGGGAGTGGTTTGCTCTGTGCTTTGTTTAGAAGAAAGGCAATACGAATGTAAAGGAATATCCCCTCTTGAGTTGTATTGAGAAGGAATGTCGACCGGTATTGTAATATCTAAGTTAAACCTGCCTGGATTATTTGGAATTTATTTTGTGGGTATATGCATTACGGTTTGAGAGAGCAATGTCGTTTTTCAGACGTGGATCTATTGTGGCGTATGTTGTGCTTGTGCTGTTTGACTGCTGCTGGGAAGCGGTTAGAGGGCAGCAGCTCTCCTACTCCGTGTCAGAAGAGTCGAAAACCGGGACATCGGTCGGAAATATCGCAAAGGATTTAAACCTTAATGTTCAGGAACTGGAGTCACGAATGTTTCAAATTATCGCCGGATCAGAGAAAAAATATTTCGAGGTAAATCTAAAGACTGGATTTctttatgtaaatgaaaaaattgaCAGAGAAGTGCTTTGTGCTAAAACGATTAAATGTACAGTCAGTGTAGAGGCTGTTATTAACAACCCTTTAAAGCTTTACCGAattgaaattaatattttggaCGTGAATGATAATGCGCCTACTTTTAGTGAAAAATCACACACGCTCGACATCGCAGAAAGCTCACTTCCTGGTGTTAGAATGCCTCTGCCTCAAGCCACCGACATAGATGTTGGTAAAAATTCAGTAAGTACGTGCAAACTAAGTTCAAATGAATATTTTACCATAGCGATATCCAGAGGAGCAGAGCAGAGCGCATCGGCAGAGTTAGTGCTGCAGAAAGCTTTAGACCGAGAGAAACAATCTGTAATCCACCTCACACTAACTGCTGTTGATGGAGGTAGCCCCCCCAAATCCGGAACATCTCAAATCATTGTGAATATTTTAGATGTTAATGATAATGCTCCAGTATTTAGTAAGCCACTTTACAAAACAACTGTTTCTGAAAATGTCCCTGTTGGCACAACGGTTATCGTATTAAATGCGACAGACAtggatgaaggaatgaataGTGAGATTTTCtactctataaataaaagacacCAGGGCAAAATTTTAGAGATTTTTGACATTGATCCGCATTCTGGAGCCATAACAGTGAAGGGCAAAGTAGATTTCGAGGAAGACGTTGCTTTTGAAATCCATGCTCAAGCCAGTGACAGAGGACAGCCGCCACTGACCTCACACTGTAAGGTGCTAATTGAGGTGTTGGATCAAAACGACAACGCACCTGAAATAAGAATAACGCCGCTGCTGCAGACTGTGAAGGAAGATGCTGAAATCGGTACTGCTATTGCACTTGTATCAGTGACTGACAGAGACGGTGGTAAAAATGGTTTAGTGAATTGTATTGTGTCTAACAAAACGCCATTTAAACTTGAGACTAACtacaaaaattattattctctATCAGTAAATGGTCCACTAGACAGAGAAAGTCGGTCTCAGTATAACATAACTCTTACAGCTAGTGATGAAGGGACTCCACCTCTCTCCAGCACAACTGTAGTTACTGTTCAAGTTACTGATGTGAATGACAATGCACCGCTCTTTCTAGAGGACACCATTAATGTTTATGTGAAAGAGAACGGTCAAGTCGGAGCGATTATTAAAATTTTGTCTGCATTTGATGCTGACATTTATGAAAATTCACAGATTACTTACTCTCTTGTGGAATACAGTAGTAATCGAATACCTTTATCAACGCTGGTGAATATAAATTCAGTTACAGGAGATATCCAcactttaaaatcttttaactATGAGGAAATTAAgacatttcagtttaaagttcAGGCCACAGACTCTGGTGTTCCTCCACTGAGCAGTAACGTGACTGTGAATGTTTTTATCCTGGATGAGAATGACAACAGTCCCGGGATTCTCGCTCCCTATTCTGATCATGGATCTGTTCACACTGAGAACATTCCCTATTCTGCTGAAGCGGGATATTTTGTGGCCAAGATCAGAGCTGTAGACTCAGATTCTGGATATAATGCCCTGCTTTCTTATCACATCTCTGAACCGAAAGGAAACAACCTCTTCCGGATCGGAACCAGCAGCGGAGAGATCAGGACTAAGAGGAGAATGAGTGACAATGACCTGAAAACTCACCCGCTGGTCATTTTGGTTTCTGATAACGGAGAGCCCTCACTGTCAGCCACTGTGTCTATTGATGTTGTGGTTGTTGAGAGCACAGGTGACATAAAGACTCCGTTCAAACATGCACCGATAAAGGAGGACAGTTTCTCagatttaaacatgtatttgcTGATCGCCATTGTGTCAgtttcagtgatatttttactgAGTCTGATCAGTTTAATAGCTGTAAAATGCTGCAGGACAGACAGCAGTTTCAGCAGATACAGCGCCCCAGTGATCACCACACATCCTGATGGAAGCTGGTCTTACTCCAAAGCTACACAGCAGTATGACGTGTGTTTTAGTTCCGACACACTGAAGAGTGACGTAGTGGTTTTCCCTGCACCATTTCCGCCTGGTGATGCTGAACTGATCAGTATAAATGGAGAAGACACGTTTAACAGAACGCAAACACTTCCTAATAAAGATAAGGTAGGAAATATGCTTTATAGTTTTCCAATGTCCATATATCCgacccagtctcacagaaaaaaaaagtatatatatatatactgagtTCGCATGCATCTTATTTGCTGCCCCTTCTACATGTTGAATATCAACGTTCTAGCACAAGCATAAGTTGCATAGCAACTTTTCACTCGAATTCTCTGTAGGGCACGTGATCAAAACGCGAAAGGTCTGTATATTCTCAGTAGCCTGAAGAATTTACAGCCTCTCCACATTTTGAAGCTATCCACATTTTGAAAGTATACAAGTTACTGTACCGCGTTACTACGTGACTTGCAACCCCGactgtgtttgcagagaagaaAAGACACGTGCCATACAGACCATTTCATTGAAAGTTTGACACGTTACAATGCAACATCTGCTCGTGCAGATCAGTTGCATGAGAGCTATTTTTCTGTGAGACTCATTGATATATCTCGTAATTTGAAGTCATGAGTGTGTTTTCTTCGTAGTGCCACTGAAATGGTGAGCATTCTGTCATTGATAGCAATATTCATCATGGTGATTTATACGCCTACATTGCATAAAaatacttcttcttcttcttatcattattattattattattattacattccAAATATATTGTGGGTTGTAATTGCTCCAACACCTCCTATAAAGAAGACTAGCTATGTTTGTTGTGcaattactgaaaataaataaataataataaaataataataataatattaataataatattaataatattaataataataataataataataataataataataataataatgataataaatatttataaataaatattattattatttgtagaagcagtagtagtagtagtagtagtagtagtagtggagTTATAGGTGATGGTGTAGTATATAATAGACACACTTTTAGAAACACAACTCTTAGAGAGACAGCTCAGGAACGGTTGTAGTTTTGACATTTATCtaagtgtgtaagagtgtattCTGATAGACTGCATGCTCTTCATGCATTTTTGTCactgtattatactgtacattacaaattacataAGACATTAAAATCAAGACTAAGACGTTAGTCTTGTCAAGTCGAACGGGTCATGTCGAAAATATGATCGGTCAGAATAGGACCATTGCTTACATCAGACACGTGGAGTCGCTGTAGACCGTACAACAAATAAACTGCGTTCGTTTTCTCAAGCTCCTCCTATAATGGGACTAACAGAGAATAACTGGAAACCGTGCTTTGTTCGATGGAGCACAAAATGGTGGCGGGGCACTATGGTTTTTCCTTCCGTAAAATAATGCTGTAAAAAGTATTTGGGAAAATATAGAAACCGGATGTTTGGATGTTTGGAGAatgcttggatgtttttttcctgaacCTGCCTCCACTGCAATGGGTCGTCCTATGCAAAAAGCGACTGTGTGTATTTGGTTTATCGCGCTTTTGTGTTCACTGGAAGTGTGCGCAGCGCAGATATCTTACTCCGTGTCGGAGGAGGTCGATAAAGGAACGTTTGTAGGAAATATCGCAAaggatttaaatataaatggacaAGAACTTGAGTGGAGAGGACTGCGGATTGTATCTGGACATAATAAGAGGTATTTTGATGTAAATTTGAAGACGGGAGTGTTATTTGTCAATGAGAGGCTAGACAGGGAGGCGCTTTGTGGTGATTCAGATAAATGTGTGATTAATATAGAAGCCATAATGAATAATCCTGTGCATCTTAGtagaatagaaataaatattttagacaCAAATGACAATGCACCGTTCTTTCTAGAAGAATCATACTTCGTTAATACCTCTGAATTAGCAGTCATTGGAGAAAGATTTCCGCTACCAGTAGCCAGCGATGCAGATTCACACAGAAATTCTGTTAAAACCTATAAGCTGAGCCCGAATGAACACTTCTCTCTGGATGTACAGAGCGGAGAGGAGCACAGTGTGTCTGCTGAGTTAGTGCTACAGAAAGCATTAGACCGAGAGAAACAGCCTGTAATACAGCTCACACTGACGGCAATAGATGAAGGAAAACCACCTAAATCTGGTAC
Proteins encoded:
- the LOC113529863 gene encoding protocadherin alpha-2 isoform X10; protein product: MTAQRIIVVGLLSIFASYVLDMVSGQIAYSVLEEVKVGTTVGNITKDINLSLKELNSRGFRLVSGSKKQYFRVDAETGVLQVNERIDREELCESAVSCSVNLEALANSPLQLYRVRINIVDVNDNSPVFPVSSTYLNITEITGTGARFPVQSAHDADISVNSVKTYKIDSNEYFTLDLQTQSDKTVSAELVLIKSLDREKTPNVDLLISAVDGGSPAMTGTLNIKVNVLDANDNAPVFTKSLYKVSIAEDTPAGTTVIRVQAKDPDEGLNGQIMYSFMSHTAQYILNRFEIDSETGNLKLKGDIDYEEHNAFEIRVQATDKGTVAMSGHTKLLVEVLDVNDNPPSVTVTSLLNPIEENAAKGTVVALITISDMDSGKNGAVKCRLEGPSPFKLHSTFQNYYSLILDDGLDREKNAEYNITVRAVDEGSPPLDSTKVINVRVADVNDNAPRFSDKTVYAYLKENSKTGSVICVLTAIDLDINDNALITYSLSQTTIKGTPVSSLFSVNSLTGEIQSVQSFDYEETKKFQFKVQATDSGVPPLSSNVTVNVFILDENDNSPGILAPYSDHGSVHTENIPYSAEAGYFVAKIRAVDSDSGYNALLSYHISEPKGNNLFRIGTSSGEIRTKRRMSDNDLKTHPLVILVSDNGEPSLSVTVSIDVVVVESTGDIKTLFKHAPIKEDSFSDLNMYLLIAIVSVSVIFLLSLISLIAVKCCRTDSSFSRYSAPVITTHPDGSWSYSKATQQYDVCFSSDTLKSDVMVFPAPFPPADAELISVNGEDTFNKTQTLPNTVKPKAPSADWRYSASLRAGMQSSVHMEESSVMQGAQGVLVQNWPTVSSAPDNEGGEVSPPVGAGVDSNSWHFRYGPGPGMPPQHLKPGEVPPEAFIIPGSPAIISIRQGQDGDDKSDFITFGKKEEAKKKKKKKKEKEKKDKKEKGKDDDD